The Desulfovibrio desulfuricans DSM 642 genome contains a region encoding:
- the bioB gene encoding biotin synthase BioB — protein sequence MTESQAAATPAEALALLSLPQEHLFARATALRETAFGRGIVLCAIINARSGNCSMDCRFCSQSRHNHTPIEVFPLLPDNELRERILHLAALPVARIGVVTSGSALSGSELQRLRTVISGLPDTVRPRVCASLGKLTAEDFALLSGAGLTRFHHNMETSQGYYSSVCTTQTWEQRRDTVLRSSEAGLSVCSGGLFGLGESWEDRVDFAFSLKKMGVAHVPMNFLHPHPETPLAGQKPLTADEALTLIAVFRHILPQATLRICGGRPLVLGSRQNEIFAAGANALMTGDYLTTHGQSIAHDLEMIAAQGLEVRCDANC from the coding sequence ATGACTGAATCACAGGCGGCTGCAACGCCCGCCGAAGCCCTCGCGCTTTTGTCCCTGCCGCAGGAACACTTGTTTGCCAGGGCCACTGCGCTGCGCGAAACGGCCTTTGGGCGCGGTATTGTTTTGTGCGCCATCATCAATGCAAGAAGCGGCAACTGCTCCATGGACTGCCGTTTCTGCTCCCAGAGCAGGCACAATCACACCCCCATTGAGGTTTTTCCTCTCTTGCCGGACAATGAACTGCGCGAGCGCATTCTGCATCTTGCAGCTCTGCCTGTGGCGCGCATTGGCGTTGTTACCAGCGGTTCTGCACTGAGCGGCAGCGAATTGCAGCGCCTGCGCACTGTAATTTCCGGCCTGCCGGATACCGTGCGCCCGCGCGTCTGCGCTTCGCTGGGCAAACTAACGGCTGAAGATTTTGCCCTTTTGTCCGGGGCCGGGCTTACCCGGTTTCACCATAATATGGAAACTTCGCAGGGCTATTACTCCAGCGTGTGCACCACGCAAACCTGGGAGCAGCGGCGCGACACTGTGCTGCGATCCAGCGAGGCGGGCCTGAGCGTGTGTTCCGGCGGCCTGTTCGGCCTGGGTGAAAGCTGGGAAGACCGCGTGGATTTTGCCTTCAGCCTTAAAAAAATGGGCGTGGCCCATGTGCCCATGAATTTTCTGCATCCGCACCCGGAAACGCCGCTGGCAGGGCAGAAGCCCCTTACCGCTGATGAAGCGCTGACGCTCATTGCCGTGTTCCGGCACATTTTGCCCCAGGCCACCTTGCGCATCTGCGGGGGCAGGCCTCTTGTGCTGGGCAGCCGCCAGAATGAGATTTTCGCCGCCGGTGCCAATGCCCTCATGACGGGCGATTATCTTACAACCCACGGGCAGAGCATTGCGCATGATCTTGAAATGATCGCCGCGCAAGGGCTTGAGGTTCGCTGCGATGCAAACTGCTGA
- the bioA gene encoding adenosylmethionine--8-amino-7-oxononanoate transaminase has translation MQTAEEKIDPPLRGLFVAGSGTDVGKTVVTAALLRALLLAGINAQAVKPVQTGVAPEQANTAPLADARVYAAAVAGMPQSAAMLPATALHCFSLPASPHLAAAREGARLTCAGLRNDIVCHSRASTAEMLLLEGAGGLRVPLNEREDMLDLMATVDLPVLLVGGNYLGGLNHILLSLDALRHNGLQLAGVVLVPSADPAAGCPGVDVDAMLADNAAMLRERLAQQGLTAPLVELPRVAQLDAEGWQTLAQGLEPLVRHLQASLDAACGCGADVVRRDHQTIWHPYASAMQPPLLSTVARTRANRIVLADGRELVDGMSSWWAAVHGYNNPRLMGALHAQAGRMPHVMFGGLTHEPAVNLAEKLLRLMPAGLERVFFADSGSVAVEVALKMALQYQQGRGQTGRSKFLTPRGGYHGDTFGAMSVCDPVTGMHSLFTAMLPQQIFMERPGCRFDQPFDSASLDDARRVFAERGHEIAAVILEPVVQGAGGMWFYHPDYLRGLAQLCREAGALLIFDEIATGFGRTGKMFAAEWAGVSPDILCCGKALTGGVLTLAATACTASVAQGICAGGNVFMHGPTFMANALACAVACASLDLLQEGEWAQKVANLESGLRSGLAPCAELQGVADVRVLGGIGVVETCEPVNTSALQEYFVRHGIWVRPFNRLVYLMPPYVTPAEDVARLCAVVAGALESGAHLQG, from the coding sequence ATGCAAACTGCTGAGGAAAAGATTGACCCACCGCTAAGGGGCCTTTTTGTAGCCGGCTCCGGCACAGATGTGGGCAAGACCGTGGTGACGGCGGCCCTGCTGCGGGCCTTGCTGCTGGCCGGGATCAACGCCCAGGCTGTAAAACCTGTGCAGACAGGTGTTGCGCCGGAGCAGGCCAATACGGCCCCTCTGGCCGATGCCCGCGTGTATGCCGCTGCCGTTGCGGGCATGCCGCAAAGCGCCGCCATGCTGCCTGCCACGGCCCTGCATTGCTTCAGCCTGCCCGCTTCGCCCCATCTGGCCGCGGCCCGCGAAGGCGCGCGCCTGACCTGCGCAGGGCTGCGCAACGACATTGTTTGCCACAGCCGTGCCAGCACCGCTGAAATGCTGCTGCTCGAGGGCGCTGGCGGCTTGCGGGTGCCGCTCAACGAGCGTGAAGACATGCTCGACCTCATGGCCACGGTGGATCTGCCCGTGCTGCTTGTGGGCGGCAATTATCTGGGTGGTCTGAACCATATTCTGCTTTCGCTGGATGCATTGCGTCATAACGGCCTGCAACTGGCCGGAGTGGTGCTTGTCCCATCTGCCGATCCGGCAGCGGGTTGCCCCGGCGTGGATGTGGACGCCATGCTGGCCGACAACGCCGCCATGCTGCGCGAGCGGCTGGCGCAACAGGGCCTGACTGCGCCCCTTGTGGAATTGCCGCGTGTAGCGCAGCTGGATGCAGAGGGCTGGCAGACTCTGGCTCAGGGGCTTGAGCCGCTGGTGCGGCATCTGCAAGCCTCACTGGATGCTGCTTGCGGCTGCGGCGCGGATGTTGTGCGCCGCGATCACCAGACCATCTGGCACCCCTATGCCTCGGCCATGCAGCCGCCCTTGCTCAGCACTGTGGCGCGCACCAGAGCCAACCGCATTGTGCTGGCAGACGGCAGGGAACTTGTGGACGGCATGTCTTCATGGTGGGCAGCCGTGCACGGCTACAACAATCCGCGCCTCATGGGGGCCCTGCACGCACAGGCCGGGCGCATGCCCCATGTAATGTTTGGCGGCCTGACGCACGAACCGGCGGTCAATCTGGCCGAAAAGCTGCTGCGCCTCATGCCTGCGGGGCTTGAGCGCGTGTTTTTTGCCGATTCCGGCTCGGTGGCGGTGGAGGTGGCGCTGAAAATGGCCCTGCAATACCAGCAGGGCAGGGGCCAGACCGGTCGCAGCAAGTTTCTTACGCCGCGCGGCGGTTATCATGGGGATACCTTTGGCGCCATGTCGGTGTGCGACCCGGTTACGGGCATGCACAGCCTGTTTACGGCCATGCTGCCCCAACAGATATTTATGGAGCGGCCCGGTTGTCGTTTTGACCAGCCCTTTGACTCCGCAAGCCTTGACGATGCCCGGCGTGTTTTTGCCGAGCGCGGGCACGAGATCGCGGCGGTGATTCTTGAACCAGTGGTGCAGGGCGCGGGCGGTATGTGGTTTTACCACCCGGACTACCTGCGCGGGCTTGCGCAACTGTGCCGCGAGGCTGGCGCGCTGCTGATATTTGATGAAATCGCCACGGGCTTTGGCCGCACTGGAAAGATGTTTGCTGCGGAATGGGCCGGTGTTTCGCCGGATATTCTGTGTTGCGGCAAGGCGCTCACGGGCGGGGTGCTCACCCTGGCTGCCACGGCCTGCACAGCCAGTGTGGCGCAGGGCATTTGCGCCGGGGGCAATGTGTTTATGCACGGCCCCACCTTTATGGCCAATGCGCTGGCCTGTGCCGTGGCCTGCGCCAGCCTTGACCTGCTGCAAGAGGGAGAATGGGCGCAGAAGGTGGCAAATCTTGAAAGCGGCCTGCGCTCAGGGCTTGCCCCCTGTGCGGAGCTGCAAGGCGTGGCTGACGTGCGCGTACTGGGCGGCATCGGCGTTGTGGAAACGTGCGAACCCGTCAATACATCCGCATTACAGGAATATTTTGTGCGGCACGGCATCTGGGTGCGGCCATTTAACCGGCTTGTTTACCTCATGCCTCCGTATGTTACCCCGGCTGAGGATGTGGCGCGGCTTTGCGCTGTGGTGGCAGGCGCCTTGGAATCAGGAGCGCATCTGCAAGGATAA